Proteins co-encoded in one Listeria ivanovii subsp. ivanovii genomic window:
- a CDS encoding aldo/keto reductase, whose amino-acid sequence MDNLARMGLGCGRMSDKIDDDSRKESIATIHAALDAGISFLNTADFYGTGHNEMLIGEALKGYKRDKAFVSLKFGALMEPNGKMYGLDVNPKHIKNYLAQSLKRLNLDYVDLYQPARIDLAIPVEETIGVIADLVREGYVKNIGVTQVDAETFRKANAVHPIKFIEAEYSLFNRTIEKDIVPTARELGVGVVAFGALAHGMLNGTWKKEILPMDTIR is encoded by the coding sequence ATGGATAATTTAGCTAGAATGGGACTTGGGTGTGGACGGATGTCTGATAAAATAGACGATGATAGCCGAAAAGAAAGTATTGCAACAATCCATGCGGCACTGGATGCAGGGATTTCTTTTCTAAATACCGCAGACTTTTATGGAACGGGACATAATGAAATGTTGATAGGAGAGGCACTAAAAGGATATAAACGAGATAAAGCTTTTGTATCACTTAAGTTTGGTGCTTTGATGGAACCAAATGGCAAGATGTATGGGCTTGATGTAAATCCAAAACATATTAAAAACTATTTGGCGCAATCTTTAAAACGACTTAATTTGGACTATGTGGATTTATACCAACCAGCCAGAATTGACTTGGCTATTCCTGTCGAAGAAACAATTGGTGTGATTGCAGATTTGGTAAGAGAAGGCTATGTGAAGAATATTGGCGTTACTCAAGTAGATGCAGAAACGTTTAGAAAAGCAAATGCGGTTCACCCAATCAAGTTTATCGAAGCTGAGTACTCCTTGTTTAACCGGACGATTGAAAAAGATATTGTCCCGACTGCTAGAGAATTAGGCGTGGGTGTTGTTGCGTTTGGTGCGCTTGCTCATGGCATGTTAAATGGAACTTGGAAAAAAGAGATACTACCTATGGATACAATTCGATGA
- a CDS encoding aldo/keto reductase, with product MIPLYAKENIGKNLQLVEALREIANEKEMTIPQLAFAWLLAKGEDILPLIGSTRIASLKDSLKALDIKLTSDDMKQIEVAMPVNEIAGASFPDMRFRNGEVVR from the coding sequence ATGATTCCCCTATATGCAAAAGAAAATATCGGCAAAAACTTACAACTTGTTGAAGCATTACGCGAAATCGCAAACGAAAAAGAAATGACCATTCCGCAGTTGGCTTTTGCGTGGCTATTAGCAAAAGGAGAAGATATTTTACCATTAATTGGTTCCACTAGAATTGCTTCCCTTAAAGATTCACTAAAAGCATTAGATATTAAACTTACTAGCGATGACATGAAACAAATCGAGGTCGCGATGCCAGTAAATGAAATTGCCGGAGCTAGTTTTCCTGATATGCGGTTTAGAAACGGCGAAGTAGTCAGATAA
- a CDS encoding DUF1634 domain-containing protein, translating to MTEKKDEMYRVELIVSALLRIGVVLSAIIIIFGLVMLFVTGESGYPGETYPTSLTAIFSGLGSLKPYAIMMFGLFCLILTPVLRVVVSLFTFLKEKDYLYVGITGLVLVILVISFLIGIKA from the coding sequence ATGACTGAGAAAAAAGATGAGATGTATCGCGTCGAGCTTATTGTGAGTGCCTTACTGCGAATTGGGGTGGTTTTAAGTGCGATTATTATTATTTTCGGTCTTGTGATGCTGTTTGTTACAGGCGAAAGTGGTTACCCAGGCGAAACCTATCCAACCTCACTGACTGCTATTTTCAGCGGACTTGGCTCACTTAAACCGTATGCTATTATGATGTTTGGCCTTTTTTGCTTGATTTTGACTCCGGTTTTACGAGTGGTTGTTTCGTTATTTACATTTTTAAAAGAGAAAGATTATCTGTATGTTGGGATTACCGGGCTTGTATTAGTAATTTTAGTTATTAGTTTTTTGATTGGTATCAAAGCATAA
- a CDS encoding sulfite exporter TauE/SafE family protein: MDITQTVEILLISVFAGVVGSLLGLGGGIIVTPALTLIFGIDIQYAIGASIISVIATSSGSAVAYIKDGITNLRVGMFLEIATTIGAITGAFVSGLLSATALYIIFGLLLLYSAFNMIKKVGSEFPTNVKPDPIATKLNLHDSYYDKSLRQTVDYQVANVPAGFGVMYGAGIASGLLGIGSGAFKVMALDVFMKMPLKVSSATSNLMMGVTAAASATVYLFQGDIQPAIAAPVAIGVLVGATLGTRVMQRLKSKVIRIIFIPVILYVAFQMILEGLGWI; this comes from the coding sequence TTGGATATTACGCAAACAGTCGAAATCCTACTAATCTCTGTTTTTGCAGGGGTAGTTGGCTCTTTGCTTGGTCTTGGTGGCGGTATTATTGTCACGCCCGCCTTGACGCTTATTTTTGGAATTGACATCCAGTATGCGATTGGCGCGAGTATTATTTCCGTCATTGCTACAAGTAGTGGTTCCGCGGTCGCTTACATAAAAGATGGAATTACAAACTTACGAGTCGGCATGTTCCTGGAAATTGCTACAACAATCGGCGCGATAACTGGTGCCTTTGTTAGTGGGCTACTCTCAGCAACTGCTTTATACATTATATTCGGCCTTTTACTACTTTATTCAGCTTTCAACATGATTAAAAAAGTTGGCTCTGAATTCCCGACAAATGTAAAACCAGATCCAATTGCGACAAAGCTAAACTTACATGATTCTTATTACGATAAGTCGCTTCGGCAAACGGTGGATTATCAGGTCGCGAATGTGCCTGCTGGTTTTGGTGTGATGTACGGAGCGGGGATTGCCAGTGGATTACTTGGTATCGGTAGTGGTGCTTTTAAAGTAATGGCACTTGATGTCTTTATGAAAATGCCACTTAAAGTCAGTAGTGCAACGAGTAATTTAATGATGGGTGTAACTGCCGCTGCAAGTGCAACAGTATATTTATTCCAAGGAGATATTCAACCTGCTATCGCTGCTCCTGTTGCAATCGGGGTATTAGTCGGTGCTACACTTGGAACACGTGTCATGCAACGCTTAAAAAGTAAAGTCATCCGGATTATCTTCATTCCTGTCATTTTATATGTTGCCTTCCAAATGATTTTAGAAGGATTGGGGTGGATTTAA